One Longimicrobium terrae DNA segment encodes these proteins:
- a CDS encoding SDR family oxidoreductase has product MRLKLKPLKQQVIVITGADSGIGLATARLAVRNGARVVLNSRNPRALAAIAAQLRAEGGEVAWHACDVADTAAMRDLAEVAVNAFGRIDTWVNNAGVSIYGEIERTPVNDVRRLFETNYFGVVNGSLAALPHLRREGGALINLGSVLSTAAVPLQGHYAASKHAVKGFTDALRQELGHHGVPVAVTLIRPAAIDTPYTEHAHSHLDGADPEVPPPVYSPRVVARAILDCARRPQREVLVGGGARQMELMQEMSPRAYDAYVSSVAWEQQRAEPGTKRRNEALYAPSISGNERGDYSGHVMKTSAYTRTAQHPLQSLLTVGAIAAGAWWLSRSGVLGRVDESVRTRLTGRSAEDEGDATMARANRQMRHVLRHLASMGGKPVETLAPDEARRQPTPAEAVLALLRKHGKTVKPIPVARVVERTIPGPGGEIPVRVYVPHGDGPFPVIVYTHGGGWVIATNDTYDSSARALTDATQAIVVSVEYRKAPENKFPAAHEDAFAAYQWVLANARELGGDADRVAVAGESAGGNLALSTALLARDRGLPAPAHVLAVYPIADGHTDSPSYVENADAKPLNRPMMQWFLNHYLNTPAEADHPLISLVRADLRGLPPTTIITAEIDPLRSDGERLAERLRAAGVTVDYHTHDGVTHEFFGMGVVLGEARKAVKQAAAGLNAALKPQAVHA; this is encoded by the coding sequence ATGAGATTGAAGCTGAAGCCGCTGAAGCAGCAGGTCATCGTCATCACGGGCGCGGACAGCGGGATCGGGCTCGCCACCGCGCGCCTGGCCGTGCGCAATGGCGCCCGCGTGGTGCTCAACTCGCGCAACCCGCGCGCACTTGCCGCCATCGCCGCCCAGCTGCGCGCGGAGGGCGGAGAGGTGGCGTGGCACGCCTGCGACGTCGCCGACACCGCCGCCATGCGCGACCTGGCCGAGGTGGCCGTGAACGCGTTCGGGCGCATCGACACCTGGGTGAACAACGCCGGCGTCAGCATCTACGGCGAAATCGAGCGCACGCCGGTGAACGACGTCCGCAGGCTCTTTGAGACCAACTACTTCGGCGTGGTGAACGGCTCGCTGGCCGCGCTGCCGCATCTGCGGCGCGAGGGCGGCGCCCTCATCAACCTGGGCAGCGTGCTGTCGACCGCCGCGGTGCCGCTGCAGGGGCACTACGCCGCCAGCAAGCACGCGGTCAAGGGCTTTACCGACGCACTCCGGCAGGAGCTTGGGCACCACGGCGTGCCCGTCGCGGTGACGCTCATCCGCCCCGCCGCCATCGACACACCCTACACCGAGCACGCGCACAGCCACCTGGACGGCGCCGACCCGGAGGTTCCGCCCCCGGTGTACTCGCCGCGCGTGGTGGCCCGCGCCATTCTGGACTGCGCGCGCCGGCCGCAGCGCGAGGTGCTGGTGGGCGGCGGCGCCCGGCAGATGGAGCTGATGCAGGAGATGTCGCCGCGCGCGTACGATGCCTACGTGTCATCCGTGGCGTGGGAGCAGCAGCGTGCCGAGCCCGGCACCAAGCGCCGCAACGAGGCGCTCTACGCGCCTTCCATCAGCGGCAACGAGCGCGGCGACTACAGCGGCCACGTGATGAAGACGAGCGCCTACACGCGCACGGCGCAGCATCCGCTGCAGTCGCTGCTTACCGTGGGCGCCATCGCGGCGGGCGCGTGGTGGCTCAGCCGCTCCGGCGTGCTGGGGCGGGTGGATGAAAGCGTCCGCACGCGGCTGACCGGGCGTTCGGCGGAGGACGAGGGCGATGCGACGATGGCGCGCGCCAACCGGCAGATGCGCCACGTTCTGCGCCACCTTGCGTCCATGGGCGGCAAGCCGGTCGAGACGCTGGCGCCGGACGAGGCACGCCGCCAGCCGACGCCGGCCGAAGCGGTTCTGGCGCTGCTGCGCAAGCACGGCAAGACGGTGAAGCCCATCCCCGTCGCGCGCGTGGTGGAGCGGACGATTCCCGGCCCGGGCGGCGAGATCCCCGTCCGCGTCTACGTGCCGCATGGCGACGGGCCGTTTCCCGTCATCGTGTACACGCATGGCGGCGGGTGGGTGATCGCGACCAACGATACCTACGACAGCTCGGCCCGCGCGCTCACGGACGCCACGCAGGCCATCGTGGTCTCGGTGGAGTACCGTAAGGCGCCGGAGAACAAGTTCCCCGCCGCGCACGAGGACGCGTTCGCGGCGTACCAGTGGGTGCTGGCGAACGCACGCGAGCTGGGCGGCGACGCGGACCGGGTGGCGGTCGCGGGCGAGAGCGCGGGCGGCAACCTGGCCCTGTCGACGGCGCTGCTGGCGCGCGACCGCGGGCTTCCCGCGCCGGCGCACGTGCTGGCCGTGTATCCCATCGCGGACGGGCACACCGATTCCCCGTCGTACGTGGAGAACGCGGACGCCAAGCCGCTGAACCGGCCCATGATGCAGTGGTTCCTGAACCACTACCTCAACACGCCGGCGGAGGCGGATCATCCGCTCATCTCGCTGGTGCGCGCGGACCTGCGCGGCCTGCCGCCCACGACCATCATCACGGCGGAGATCGATCCGCTGCGGTCAGACGGCGAGCGGCTGGCGGAGCGGCTGCGCGCGGCCGGCGTGACGGTGGATTACCACACGCACGACGGCGTGACGCACGAGTTCTTTGGGATGGGCGTGGTGCTGGGCGAGGCCCGCAAGGCGGTGAAGCAGGCCGCCGCCGGCCTGAACGCCGCGCTCAAGCCGCAGGCCGTGCACGCCTGA
- a CDS encoding LuxR C-terminal-related transcriptional regulator, whose amino-acid sequence MISVALIEDNRLVREGLTAMLDRTADFTVVASASSGEPARLRDAKPEVILLDVGLWDDDSLRVAETLKQEYPDSRVIIMDLLPVHEDIIEFVNAGVSGFILKDATFEDLVSTIRSVAEGAHVLPPQMTSSLFSQIAREAVERGRAVAMEAVKMTPREREVIGLIAEGLSNKEIAARLQIATYTVKSHVRNVMEKLALHTRLQIAAFAHKGSG is encoded by the coding sequence ATGATCTCTGTCGCGCTCATCGAAGACAATCGCCTCGTGCGCGAGGGGTTGACGGCGATGCTGGACCGAACCGCGGACTTCACGGTGGTGGCCTCTGCGTCCAGCGGCGAGCCCGCACGGCTGCGCGACGCCAAGCCGGAAGTCATCCTGCTGGACGTGGGGCTGTGGGACGACGACAGCCTGCGCGTGGCCGAAACGCTCAAGCAGGAATATCCGGATTCGCGGGTCATCATCATGGACCTGCTGCCGGTGCACGAAGACATCATCGAGTTCGTGAACGCGGGGGTTTCGGGGTTCATCCTCAAGGACGCGACCTTTGAGGATCTGGTAAGCACCATCCGCTCGGTGGCGGAAGGCGCGCACGTGCTGCCGCCGCAGATGACGTCGTCGCTGTTTTCGCAGATCGCCCGAGAGGCCGTCGAGCGCGGGCGGGCCGTAGCGATGGAAGCGGTGAAGATGACGCCGCGCGAGCGCGAGGTGATCGGGCTGATCGCCGAAGGATTGAGCAACAAGGAGATCGCCGCACGGCTTCAGATCGCCACGTACACGGTCAAGAGCCACGTGCGCAACGTGATGGAAAAGCTGGCGCTGCACACGCGCCTGCAGATCGCCGCGTTCGCGCACAAGGGCAGCGGCTGA
- a CDS encoding excinuclease ABC subunit UvrA, with amino-acid sequence MKAGKSGGAGDAAEGARRTGFVRVRGAREHNLKNVDVDIPRDVLVVFTGVSGSGKSSLAFGTLYAEAQRRYLESVAPYARRLFNQMGVPQVDSIDGLPPAVALQQQRGSSTTRSSVGSVTTLSNLLRMLYSRAGDYPPGQPIIYAEAFSPHTPEGACPGCHGLGQVYEVTEQSMVPDPSLTIRERAVAAWPTAWGGQNQRDILVTLGHDVDRPWRELPQELRDWILFTDEQPVVPVYPGLTPEETRRAVKRGDEPNYMGTFSSARRHTLHTFANTQSASMKKRALSFMLSTPCPVCGGKRLRRESLSVTFAGMDIADLSRLPLARLASLILPYAGGSGPDAADDAHPEKAIVRQRIASDAADRLNVLLDMGLGYLSLERSTPSLSPGELQRLRLATQVHSNLFGVVYVLDEPSAGLHPADTEALLRALDGLKAAGNSLFVVEHDLDVIRQADWIVDVGPAAGEQGGEVLYSGPPDGLREIEISQTRRHLFGAEAVIPRTPREPAGWLQMEGVTRNNLRNLDVRFPLGVLTTVSGVSGSGKSSLVSQALVELAAEHLGHAPVIEETDEADPDAVIAVGGRIAAGMEGISRLVRVDQKPIGRTPRSNLATYTGLFDHVRRIFAATPAAKKRRYDAGRFSFNVAKGRCETCEGEGFVMVELLFLPSVYAPCPTCHGARYNAATLEIEYRGQNIAQVLGMTVDAAYEFFADEPQVRRSLHVLREVGLGYLRLGQPATELSGGEAQRIKLATELQRAQRGHALYILDEPTTGLHPADVEKLVVQLDELVSAGNTVIVVEHDMRVVAASDWVIDIGPGAGEDGGRVVAEGPPAEVARSAESRTAPYLARVLE; translated from the coding sequence ATGAAGGCAGGGAAGAGCGGCGGGGCGGGGGACGCGGCGGAAGGCGCGCGGCGGACGGGGTTCGTGCGGGTGCGGGGGGCGCGGGAGCACAACCTCAAGAACGTGGACGTCGACATCCCGCGCGACGTGCTCGTCGTGTTCACGGGCGTGTCGGGATCGGGCAAGTCGTCGCTCGCGTTCGGCACGCTGTACGCCGAGGCGCAGCGCCGCTACCTGGAATCCGTGGCGCCGTACGCGCGCCGCCTGTTCAATCAGATGGGCGTGCCGCAGGTGGATTCCATCGACGGCCTGCCGCCCGCCGTGGCCCTGCAGCAGCAGCGCGGCTCATCCACCACGCGCTCGTCCGTGGGCAGCGTCACCACGCTCAGCAACCTGCTGCGCATGCTGTACTCGCGCGCCGGCGACTATCCGCCTGGGCAGCCCATCATCTACGCCGAGGCGTTTTCGCCCCACACGCCGGAGGGCGCCTGCCCGGGCTGCCACGGCCTGGGCCAGGTGTACGAAGTCACGGAGCAGTCGATGGTTCCGGACCCATCGCTCACCATCCGCGAGCGCGCCGTCGCCGCGTGGCCCACGGCGTGGGGCGGGCAGAACCAGCGCGATATCCTGGTTACGCTGGGCCATGACGTGGACCGTCCGTGGCGGGAACTGCCTCAGGAACTGCGCGACTGGATCCTGTTCACGGATGAGCAGCCCGTCGTTCCCGTCTACCCCGGCCTCACGCCGGAGGAGACGCGGCGGGCGGTGAAACGGGGGGATGAGCCCAACTACATGGGCACCTTCAGCAGCGCGCGGCGGCATACGCTGCACACCTTTGCCAACACGCAGAGCGCGTCGATGAAGAAGCGCGCTCTCTCGTTCATGCTCAGCACGCCGTGCCCGGTGTGTGGCGGCAAGCGGCTGCGCAGGGAATCGCTTTCCGTCACCTTCGCGGGGATGGACATCGCGGACCTGTCGCGCCTGCCGCTTGCCCGCCTGGCGTCGCTCATCCTCCCCTATGCCGGCGGAAGCGGGCCCGACGCGGCGGATGACGCGCATCCGGAAAAGGCCATCGTGCGCCAGCGCATCGCCAGCGACGCGGCGGACCGGCTGAACGTGCTGCTGGACATGGGGTTGGGCTACCTGTCGCTGGAGCGCAGCACGCCCAGCCTGTCGCCTGGAGAACTGCAGCGGCTGCGGCTGGCAACGCAGGTGCACAGCAACCTGTTCGGCGTCGTGTACGTGCTGGACGAACCGAGCGCCGGGCTGCATCCCGCCGACACGGAGGCGCTGCTGCGCGCGCTCGACGGGCTCAAGGCCGCGGGTAACTCGCTGTTTGTCGTCGAGCACGATCTGGACGTGATCCGGCAGGCGGACTGGATCGTGGACGTCGGCCCAGCGGCGGGCGAGCAGGGCGGGGAAGTGCTCTACAGCGGCCCGCCGGATGGGCTTCGGGAGATCGAGATCAGCCAGACGCGGCGCCACCTGTTCGGCGCGGAAGCCGTCATCCCGCGCACGCCGCGCGAGCCCGCCGGGTGGCTGCAGATGGAAGGCGTTACCCGCAACAACCTGCGCAACCTGGACGTCCGCTTTCCGCTCGGCGTGCTGACGACCGTCTCAGGCGTGTCGGGAAGCGGAAAGAGCAGCCTGGTCAGCCAGGCGCTCGTGGAACTCGCGGCGGAGCACCTGGGCCACGCGCCCGTCATCGAAGAGACGGACGAGGCCGATCCGGATGCCGTCATCGCTGTCGGCGGGCGGATCGCGGCGGGGATGGAAGGGATCAGCCGGCTGGTGCGCGTGGACCAGAAGCCCATCGGCCGCACGCCGCGCAGCAACCTGGCGACGTACACGGGATTGTTCGACCACGTGCGCCGCATCTTTGCCGCCACGCCCGCGGCGAAAAAGCGCAGGTACGACGCGGGCCGGTTCAGCTTCAATGTCGCCAAGGGACGCTGCGAAACGTGCGAGGGCGAGGGGTTCGTGATGGTGGAACTCCTCTTTCTGCCCAGCGTCTACGCGCCGTGCCCCACCTGCCACGGTGCGCGCTACAACGCGGCCACGCTGGAGATCGAGTACCGCGGCCAGAACATCGCGCAGGTGCTGGGGATGACCGTCGATGCGGCGTACGAGTTCTTTGCGGATGAGCCGCAGGTGCGCCGCTCGCTGCACGTGCTGCGCGAGGTCGGGCTCGGCTACCTGCGCCTGGGCCAGCCCGCGACGGAGCTGTCCGGCGGCGAGGCGCAGCGGATCAAGCTCGCCACGGAGCTGCAGCGGGCGCAACGCGGCCACGCCCTCTACATCCTGGACGAGCCCACAACCGGCCTCCACCCCGCGGACGTGGAGAAGCTCGTCGTCCAGCTGGACGAACTGGTATCCGCCGGCAACACGGTGATCGTCGTCGAACACGACATGCGCGTGGTGGCGGCAAGCGACTGGGTAATCGACATCGGCCCCGGAGCCGGCGAGGACGGCGGGCGCGTGGTCGCCGAAGGCCCGCCCGCGGAGGTCGCGCGCTCCGCAGAGAGCCGCACGGCGCCGTACCTGGCGAGGGTTCTGGAGTAA
- a CDS encoding SseB family protein → MNNPEDGNRSDATDAIRAARAGTLPVEQMLSTLLAAKVSVPLAEPPVMEGARMLSWKPATVTRDTDGEQFIVVFTDDKLDGQYAKWRPEYPIRLRVGGDWLMTVLPAGHGIIFNLGGGEILFEWSARDIQAYPTGRQA, encoded by the coding sequence ATGAACAATCCAGAAGACGGCAACAGAAGCGACGCCACCGACGCAATCCGCGCCGCCCGGGCGGGAACCCTCCCCGTGGAGCAGATGCTGAGCACGCTGCTGGCCGCAAAGGTCAGCGTTCCGCTGGCGGAGCCGCCGGTGATGGAGGGTGCCCGCATGCTCAGCTGGAAGCCGGCGACGGTTACCCGCGACACGGATGGCGAGCAGTTCATCGTCGTCTTTACGGACGACAAGCTGGATGGGCAGTACGCCAAGTGGCGGCCGGAATACCCGATCCGGCTTCGGGTGGGTGGTGATTGGCTGATGACGGTGCTGCCGGCCGGCCATGGCATCATCTTCAACCTCGGCGGCGGCGAGATCCTGTTCGAGTGGTCCGCGCGCGACATCCAGGCGTACCCAACGGGCCGGCAGGCCTGA
- a CDS encoding ice-binding family protein yields MYTRAVPRTIAWMFCVAMAALLPAACEHSPTDRGVVATITVTRNPDTLAVGTARQFTATGRDANGDIVGIDPVWSVAAGGGTISDAGVFTAGTVPGTFASTVVATVGSISGRATVTVIPGAAASIVVSPPTVTLAPGGTQQFTAVVRDAAGNVITTAPNWSVAAGGGTISPTGLFTAGATPGTYTGTVAATIGAISGRATVIVTAGPAASLVVTPDPAVLGAGDTQQFTATVRDAAGNVLPAAAVWSVVGGGGTISPTGLFTAGTVSGTFPRTVVATLGSVADSATVTVTAGTLASITVTPNPVTMGAGDTQQFTATGRDAFGNTVAFTPLWDVRAGGGTIDNSGRFTAGPAAGTYPNTVRACSTGACAAGSISGTATVTVIPGTLATVTVTPNPVTLSAGDVRQFTATGRDANGNVVAFTPVWSVQSGGGSIDADGTFTAGNVAGTFPNTVRACSTAACGPGSVSGSATVTVIPGTLATVVVTPNPVTLDGGETQQFTATGRDANGNLIAFTPVWSVQSGGGTIDADGTFTAGTIPGTYPNTVRACSTAACGAGSVSGSATVTVLPGTLATVTVTPNPATLDPGETQQFTATGRDINGNVIAFTPTWSVQSGGGTISASGLFTAGNVPGTFPNTVRACSTAACGAGSVSGSATVTVTALPVVLTTITVTPNPVTLDAGETQQFTATGRDANNNVVPTPGLVWSVQSGGGTINPATGLFTAGNVAGTFPNTVRATSGTVSGTATVTVTAPPPPPFLGRAATHGILAGTMVSCASAPGIINADVSVWPGVAITGFPPCTLTGQRHAGDTYAQNAQTDLTIAYNALDAMPCTATITTNMGGTTLAPGVYCAATSVGVTGTVTLSGPASAVFVIKAGTSLTTAGSVVMAGGAQAKNVYWLVGSSATLGTGSAWQGNIIAFTSITLVDNVTILGRALARNGAVTLGTGSVITLP; encoded by the coding sequence ATGTACACCAGAGCGGTACCCCGAACCATTGCGTGGATGTTCTGCGTCGCGATGGCCGCGCTTCTTCCCGCGGCGTGCGAGCACAGCCCCACCGACCGCGGCGTCGTCGCCACCATCACGGTCACGCGCAACCCCGACACCCTGGCGGTGGGCACGGCGCGGCAGTTTACGGCCACCGGGCGTGACGCCAACGGCGACATCGTCGGCATCGACCCGGTGTGGTCCGTGGCGGCGGGTGGCGGCACCATCAGCGACGCCGGTGTCTTTACCGCCGGCACCGTTCCCGGGACCTTCGCCAGCACCGTGGTGGCCACCGTCGGCAGCATCAGCGGACGCGCCACCGTCACCGTCATTCCCGGCGCGGCGGCGAGCATCGTCGTCTCCCCCCCCACGGTGACCCTGGCCCCGGGCGGCACGCAGCAGTTCACGGCCGTCGTGCGCGACGCGGCGGGCAACGTCATCACCACCGCGCCCAACTGGTCGGTCGCGGCGGGGGGCGGAACCATCAGCCCCACGGGTCTGTTCACCGCCGGCGCCACGCCCGGGACGTACACCGGCACCGTCGCCGCCACCATCGGCGCCATCTCCGGACGCGCCACGGTGATCGTGACCGCCGGGCCCGCCGCGAGCCTCGTCGTCACACCGGATCCCGCCGTCCTGGGCGCCGGAGACACGCAGCAGTTTACCGCCACGGTGCGCGACGCCGCGGGCAACGTTCTTCCCGCCGCGGCCGTGTGGTCGGTGGTCGGCGGCGGCGGAACCATCAGCCCCACCGGCCTGTTCACCGCCGGCACGGTTTCCGGCACCTTTCCCCGGACGGTGGTGGCCACGCTGGGCTCGGTGGCGGACTCCGCGACGGTCACGGTGACGGCGGGCACGCTGGCGAGCATCACCGTGACGCCCAACCCCGTGACCATGGGCGCCGGCGACACGCAGCAGTTTACCGCCACGGGCCGCGACGCCTTTGGCAACACCGTCGCCTTCACCCCGCTGTGGGACGTGCGGGCGGGCGGCGGCACCATCGACAACAGCGGCCGCTTCACCGCCGGCCCCGCCGCGGGAACGTACCCCAACACCGTTCGGGCCTGCAGCACCGGCGCCTGCGCCGCGGGAAGCATCTCCGGCACGGCGACCGTCACCGTGATCCCGGGCACGCTGGCCACCGTGACCGTCACTCCGAATCCCGTGACGCTGTCCGCCGGCGACGTGCGGCAGTTCACCGCCACGGGGCGCGACGCCAACGGCAACGTGGTCGCCTTCACCCCCGTGTGGAGCGTGCAGTCCGGTGGCGGATCGATCGACGCGGACGGCACCTTTACCGCCGGCAACGTGGCGGGGACGTTCCCGAACACGGTCCGCGCCTGCAGCACGGCGGCGTGCGGCCCCGGCAGCGTTTCCGGCTCGGCCACGGTCACCGTCATCCCGGGCACGCTGGCGACGGTCGTCGTCACTCCGAACCCGGTGACGCTGGACGGCGGCGAGACCCAGCAGTTCACCGCCACGGGGCGCGACGCCAACGGCAATCTGATCGCCTTCACCCCCGTGTGGAGCGTGCAGTCCGGCGGCGGAACCATTGACGCGGACGGCACCTTCACCGCCGGCACCATCCCGGGCACCTACCCCAACACGGTCCGCGCCTGCAGCACCGCGGCGTGCGGCGCGGGCAGCGTTTCCGGCTCGGCCACGGTCACCGTGCTCCCGGGCACGCTGGCGACCGTGACCGTCACGCCGAACCCGGCCACCCTGGATCCGGGCGAGACCCAGCAGTTCACCGCCACGGGGCGCGACATCAACGGCAACGTGATCGCCTTTACGCCCACGTGGAGCGTGCAGTCGGGCGGCGGCACCATCAGCGCCAGCGGGCTGTTCACCGCGGGCAACGTGCCGGGCACCTTTCCCAACACGGTCCGCGCCTGCAGCACCGCGGCGTGCGGCGCGGGCAGCGTCTCCGGCTCGGCGACCGTCACGGTGACGGCGCTCCCGGTGGTGCTGACCACCATCACCGTCACGCCCAATCCGGTGACGCTGGACGCGGGTGAAACGCAGCAGTTCACCGCCACGGGACGCGACGCCAACAACAACGTGGTGCCCACGCCGGGCCTCGTGTGGAGCGTGCAGTCGGGCGGCGGAACCATCAATCCCGCCACCGGGCTGTTCACCGCCGGCAACGTGGCAGGCACCTTTCCCAACACGGTGCGCGCCACCAGCGGCACGGTGTCGGGAACGGCGACGGTCACGGTGACGGCGCCCCCGCCGCCTCCCTTCCTGGGCAGGGCCGCCACGCACGGCATTCTGGCCGGCACCATGGTGAGCTGCGCCTCGGCGCCGGGCATCATCAACGCCGACGTGAGCGTGTGGCCGGGCGTCGCCATCACAGGCTTTCCCCCGTGCACGCTGACCGGCCAACGCCACGCGGGTGATACGTACGCCCAGAACGCGCAGACGGACCTGACCATCGCCTACAACGCGCTCGACGCGATGCCCTGCACCGCCACCATCACCACCAACATGGGCGGCACCACGCTGGCCCCGGGTGTCTACTGCGCCGCCACCTCGGTGGGCGTCACGGGCACGGTGACGCTGTCGGGCCCCGCCAGTGCGGTGTTCGTCATCAAGGCCGGCACCTCGCTCACCACCGCGGGCTCCGTGGTGATGGCGGGCGGCGCGCAGGCCAAGAACGTGTACTGGCTGGTGGGAAGCTCCGCGACGCTGGGCACCGGCTCGGCCTGGCAGGGCAACATCATCGCCTTCACCAGCATCACGCTGGTGGACAACGTGACCATCCTCGGCAGGGCGCTGGCGCGCAACGGGGCCGTAACGCTCGGCACCGGCAGCGTCATCACGCTTCCGTAG
- a CDS encoding GAF domain-containing sensor histidine kinase — translation MDQLQADIAAVARIDIVPTILRVVSEMTGLRLVLVARVTQDAWTAAAVLDQMEFGLNVGDQLDVTTTLCSQVRDTREPVIIEHASEDPDYCGHPTPRMYGFESYIALPIYRNGEYFGTICGLDSNPATLRDEKTLSMVSMFAELISTQLAAEDAYARDREALATERASGQLREQFIAVLGHDLRNPLSSIVTGSEFLLGLELSATERTVLERIRSSGERMSHLINDVLDFARGRLGGGVPVYLEEVDTERLVRQVVEEVASGHPARTLRITASTAGKAWLDESRAAQLLSNLVSNAVQYSPAHLPVDVRVEGGEGDNVVFSVHNGGDPIPAEAIPRLFDPYVRAERSAPRTGLGLGLYIASEIVRAHGGEIRVESSAEAGTMFTVELPRLPTLAAGQQVLPAGAGVE, via the coding sequence TTGGACCAGCTTCAGGCGGACATCGCCGCGGTCGCGCGGATCGACATCGTTCCCACCATTCTGCGCGTCGTCTCGGAAATGACGGGGCTGCGGCTGGTGCTCGTGGCGCGCGTGACCCAGGACGCGTGGACGGCCGCCGCGGTGCTGGACCAGATGGAGTTCGGGCTCAACGTGGGCGACCAGCTGGACGTCACCACCACGCTGTGCAGCCAGGTTCGCGACACCCGCGAGCCCGTCATCATCGAGCACGCCAGCGAGGATCCGGACTACTGCGGTCATCCCACGCCGCGGATGTACGGGTTCGAGAGCTACATCGCGCTCCCCATCTACCGGAACGGCGAGTACTTCGGCACCATCTGCGGGCTGGATTCCAATCCCGCCACGCTGCGTGACGAAAAGACGCTGTCGATGGTGAGCATGTTCGCCGAGCTCATCAGCACGCAGCTGGCGGCGGAGGATGCGTACGCGCGCGACCGCGAGGCGCTGGCCACCGAGCGCGCCAGCGGACAGCTTCGCGAGCAGTTCATCGCCGTGCTGGGGCACGACCTGCGGAATCCGCTGTCGTCCATCGTCACCGGTTCGGAGTTCCTTCTGGGGTTGGAACTGAGTGCCACGGAGCGCACCGTGCTGGAGCGCATCCGCAGCAGCGGCGAGCGCATGTCGCACCTGATCAACGACGTGCTGGATTTTGCGCGCGGGCGGCTGGGCGGCGGGGTGCCGGTGTACCTGGAAGAGGTGGATACGGAACGCCTCGTCCGGCAGGTGGTGGAGGAAGTCGCCAGCGGGCATCCGGCCCGCACGCTGCGGATTACCGCGTCCACGGCGGGAAAGGCGTGGCTGGATGAGTCGCGTGCGGCGCAGCTGCTGAGCAACCTGGTTTCCAACGCGGTGCAGTACAGCCCGGCGCACCTGCCGGTGGACGTGCGGGTGGAGGGCGGGGAAGGGGACAACGTGGTGTTCAGCGTGCACAACGGCGGTGATCCCATTCCCGCCGAGGCGATTCCCCGCCTGTTCGATCCGTATGTGCGCGCGGAGCGCAGTGCGCCGCGCACCGGACTGGGGCTGGGATTGTACATCGCGAGCGAGATCGTGCGCGCGCACGGTGGCGAGATCCGTGTGGAATCCAGCGCGGAAGCCGGGACGATGTTCACGGTGGAACTGCCGCGCCTGCCCACGCTGGCGGCTGGCCAGCAGGTGCTTCCGGCAGGCGCGGGGGTGGAGTAG
- a CDS encoding OmpA family protein — protein MFDRIVKAAVLLAACVPVVGSAQVMEPHREGSWELSLSGGAVWIDPALRDFLTSGSPENRFTHDEDASRVMPTAVARIGYNFTRNLGVSISGGGAMADGVTYLNPTGALTYTANLNANTSPFVLIGTELTRISGDNGRITHSTWGAHAGLGIRQMVSQNLALRLEGRVAIAGYNEVPMRRNTTYAPMGTLGVSYFIGGRRPEATVIADPPRTETVYVTRVDTVRVFRTDTVYRQPTMMMGDQVVLRVQFRTNRAELLPQSRIVLDSVAMAIRSTPGSSWQVEGHTDSVGADAANMALSRARAQSVVQYLVSRGIAAGSLVAEGYGETRPVTTNATVEGRAQNRRVQMSRIPAPPAQPAP, from the coding sequence ATGTTTGATCGAATCGTGAAGGCCGCCGTGCTGCTGGCTGCGTGCGTGCCGGTCGTGGGCTCGGCGCAGGTGATGGAACCGCACCGGGAGGGAAGCTGGGAACTCAGCCTGTCCGGCGGCGCGGTGTGGATCGACCCGGCGCTGCGCGACTTTCTGACGAGCGGATCGCCGGAAAACCGCTTCACGCACGACGAAGACGCGTCCCGCGTGATGCCCACGGCGGTGGCGCGCATCGGATACAACTTCACCCGCAACCTGGGCGTCAGCATCAGCGGCGGCGGGGCGATGGCGGACGGGGTCACGTACCTGAACCCCACCGGCGCCCTGACGTACACGGCGAACCTGAACGCGAACACCAGCCCGTTCGTGCTCATCGGCACGGAGCTCACCCGCATCAGCGGCGACAACGGGCGCATCACGCACAGCACCTGGGGTGCGCACGCGGGGCTGGGCATCCGGCAGATGGTGAGCCAGAACCTGGCGCTGCGGCTGGAAGGGCGCGTGGCGATCGCGGGCTACAACGAAGTCCCCATGCGGCGCAACACGACGTACGCGCCCATGGGCACGCTGGGCGTTTCGTACTTCATCGGCGGCCGCCGGCCGGAGGCAACGGTGATTGCGGACCCGCCGCGCACGGAAACGGTGTACGTCACGCGGGTGGATACGGTGCGCGTGTTCCGGACGGACACCGTGTACCGCCAGCCGACGATGATGATGGGCGACCAGGTGGTGCTGCGCGTGCAGTTCCGCACCAACCGCGCGGAGCTGCTTCCGCAGTCGCGCATCGTGCTGGATTCGGTGGCGATGGCCATCCGCAGCACGCCGGGATCCAGCTGGCAGGTGGAGGGGCACACGGACTCGGTGGGCGCGGACGCGGCGAACATGGCGCTGTCGCGGGCGCGGGCGCAGTCGGTGGTGCAGTACCTGGTGAGCCGCGGAATCGCGGCGGGATCGCTGGTGGCCGAGGGGTACGGCGAGACGCGGCCGGTGACCACCAACGCCACGGTGGAGGGGCGCGCGCAGAACCGGCGCGTGCAGATGAGCCGCATCCCCGCCCCGCCGGCCCAGCCCGCTCCGTAG